A part of Caldisericia bacterium genomic DNA contains:
- the amrA gene encoding AmmeMemoRadiSam system protein A, whose product MHPLVKLAKEAIEKFIIDGVIIDPPDELLKDYKNVRKGVFVTLHKGKELRGCIGTYLPTKRNILEEIIYNAISAATQDPRFPPVSPEELKYITYSVDVLEPPEPVRDIKELDPKKFGVIVSKGFRRGLLLPDIEGVDTVEEQLRIAKLKAGISPYDDDVDIYKFRVTRYY is encoded by the coding sequence ATGCATCCATTGGTAAAACTTGCCAAAGAGGCGATAGAGAAATTTATAATAGATGGTGTTATTATAGATCCCCCAGATGAACTATTGAAGGATTACAAAAATGTAAGGAAAGGGGTTTTTGTTACATTGCACAAAGGGAAGGAACTCAGAGGGTGTATAGGTACATACCTTCCAACTAAAAGGAATATTCTTGAGGAGATTATTTATAATGCAATCTCTGCAGCTACACAAGATCCACGTTTTCCACCGGTAAGTCCAGAAGAGTTAAAATATATAACTTACTCTGTAGATGTCCTTGAGCCTCCTGAACCTGTAAGGGATATAAAGGAACTTGATCCAAAAAAATTTGGTGTTATAGTTTCAAAGGGTTTCAGGAGAGGTTTACTTCTTCCAGATATTGAGGGTGTGGACACTGTAGAGGAACAGCTTCGTATTGCTAAACTAAAGGCAGGAATATCTCCCTATGACGATGATGTTGATATATATAAATTTAGAGTGACCAGATATTACTGA
- the recO gene encoding DNA repair protein RecO, with amino-acid sequence MNNNIKTECVIIRRLPYKEKDLFVVLFSKDLGKIVARAKGGLKINTRWGSLLETMNLIKTKLYKRGDYFYITESKVIDTFISIKRDVEKSFIAMEMLKLIDRTQAQNNDSEKIFHLLISVLKAMKDTDRLKDYYYYFLLKLILLEGVLFPLDRCVKCGTKLNPPSFFDKKEVGFVCKNCVSQSSEKIEKETWIALKFLLEGNFAKMEGIHDKNYKELFKILFSAYKNKFSIDIMDFEFI; translated from the coding sequence TTGAACAATAATATCAAAACAGAGTGTGTAATAATCAGAAGACTTCCCTACAAAGAGAAGGATCTTTTTGTAGTGTTGTTCTCCAAAGATTTAGGTAAAATTGTTGCAAGGGCTAAAGGGGGATTAAAGATTAATACTAGATGGGGTAGTCTCCTTGAAACTATGAATCTTATTAAAACAAAACTTTACAAAAGGGGAGATTATTTCTACATTACAGAGAGTAAAGTCATAGATACATTTATCAGTATAAAAAGAGATGTGGAAAAGTCTTTTATTGCAATGGAAATGCTGAAATTGATAGACAGAACTCAAGCACAAAATAACGATTCAGAAAAAATATTCCATCTTCTTATTTCAGTTTTAAAAGCCATGAAAGATACAGATAGATTGAAAGATTACTACTATTATTTTCTTTTAAAACTTATTCTTCTTGAAGGAGTTTTGTTTCCTCTGGATAGATGTGTAAAATGCGGAACTAAACTTAATCCACCTTCATTCTTTGATAAAAAAGAGGTAGGCTTTGTGTGCAAAAATTGTGTATCACAATCATCAGAAAAAATAGAGAAAGAAACATGGATTGCACTTAAATTTTTACTTGAAGGAAATTTTGCCAAGATGGAGGGAATACACGACAAAAATTACAAGGAATTGTTTAAAATTCTTTTCTCGGCATATAAGAACAAATTTAGTATTGATATAATGGACTTTGAATTTATATAA
- the deoC gene encoding deoxyribose-phosphate aldolase, with the protein MTREEIAKLIDHTLLKPEATYNDIKKICEEAKKYHFYAVCINPSFVKMAKELLKDTDIKVATVIGFPLGADSINAKVYETKDAILNGADEIDMVINIGVLKSKDYAYIYNEIRSVKSVAKEKVLKVIIEAPVLTYEEKIIACSISKAAGADFVKTSTGFSKQGGATVEDVRLMRSIVGDDVGVKAAGGIRTFEKAVEMINAGANRIGASSSVRIMEG; encoded by the coding sequence ATGACAAGAGAAGAGATTGCTAAACTTATAGATCACACTCTTCTAAAACCAGAGGCTACATACAACGATATAAAGAAGATCTGTGAGGAAGCCAAAAAATACCATTTTTATGCTGTGTGCATAAATCCCTCCTTTGTAAAAATGGCAAAAGAACTTTTAAAGGATACTGATATAAAAGTTGCCACTGTCATTGGATTTCCTCTTGGAGCAGATTCAATAAATGCCAAGGTATATGAAACCAAAGATGCTATATTAAATGGTGCTGATGAAATAGACATGGTTATAAATATAGGAGTTCTAAAATCAAAGGATTATGCCTATATATACAATGAAATTAGATCAGTGAAATCTGTGGCAAAGGAAAAAGTCCTTAAGGTTATAATAGAAGCGCCAGTTTTGACATATGAGGAGAAGATAATTGCTTGCAGTATTTCAAAGGCAGCTGGTGCTGATTTTGTTAAAACTTCAACAGGGTTTTCAAAACAAGGAGGAGCCACAGTAGAGGATGTGAGACTCATGAGGTCAATTGTTGGTGATGATGTTGGAGTTAAGGCAGCTGGTGGAATAAGAACATTTGAAAAAGCAGTTGAAATGATAAATGCAGGAGCAAACAGAATTGGTGCATCCTCATCAGTCAGGATAATGGAAGGTTGA
- a CDS encoding triose-phosphate isomerase translates to MRKGWIGGNWKMHKTLKDGVETVEKLSESVALLRGSDIVIFPPFTLLYPLKELIDLPHIYLGAQNMHWEEFGAYTGEISPRMLKDAGVSYVIIGHSERRKYFGETDEMINKKIISAVKHGLNPVLCIGETLEERKKGLEKEVIERQFKSDLKRIPLNSLKDIVIAYEPVWAIGTGANASPKEVREMHRFIRELIGKYASKDFMDEVRIVYGGSVKPENAEELAGEEEIDGFLVGGASLKADSFSKIIEIFNEVKGS, encoded by the coding sequence ATGCGTAAAGGCTGGATTGGTGGCAACTGGAAGATGCACAAAACTTTAAAGGATGGTGTTGAAACTGTAGAGAAATTGAGTGAATCAGTGGCACTTTTAAGGGGAAGTGATATCGTTATTTTTCCTCCATTTACCCTGCTTTATCCATTGAAAGAGTTGATTGACCTTCCTCACATCTATCTTGGTGCACAGAATATGCACTGGGAGGAATTTGGAGCATATACAGGTGAAATCTCACCAAGGATGCTCAAAGATGCTGGAGTAAGTTATGTAATAATAGGACACTCTGAGAGAAGGAAGTATTTTGGAGAAACAGACGAAATGATAAACAAAAAGATTATATCTGCGGTAAAACATGGATTGAATCCTGTACTCTGCATCGGAGAGACCCTCGAAGAAAGAAAGAAAGGGTTGGAGAAGGAAGTTATAGAGAGACAATTTAAATCTGATTTAAAGAGAATTCCTTTAAATTCACTGAAGGATATTGTGATAGCTTATGAACCTGTTTGGGCAATAGGCACTGGGGCTAACGCTTCGCCAAAGGAAGTTAGAGAAATGCATAGATTTATAAGAGAACTGATAGGAAAATATGCATCTAAGGATTTTATGGATGAGGTAAGGATTGTCTATGGGGGAAGTGTTAAACCTGAAAACGCAGAGGAACTTGCAGGAGAAGAAGAGATAGATGGATTTCTGGTAGGAGGAGCTTCACTAAAGGCAGATTCATTCTCAAAAATAATAGAGATATTCAATGAGGTAAAGGGGTCTTAA
- a CDS encoding cytidine deaminase, producing the protein MKKERIKLLIEEAKEARKLAYAPYSKFKVGAALLTKSGKIYTGCNVENASYGATVCAERVAVFKAVSEGEREFEAIAVYVETENLTFPCALCRQVMYEFSPDMKIISANKDRYEVKILKDLFPYPFGPKDLLKSGGN; encoded by the coding sequence ATGAAGAAGGAAAGGATAAAACTTCTAATAGAGGAAGCTAAAGAGGCAAGGAAGTTAGCATACGCTCCTTATTCAAAATTTAAAGTTGGAGCTGCACTTCTTACAAAGTCTGGTAAAATATATACTGGGTGTAATGTGGAGAACGCAAGCTATGGAGCAACTGTGTGTGCAGAGAGGGTAGCCGTGTTTAAGGCAGTTTCTGAAGGAGAAAGAGAATTTGAAGCTATAGCTGTATATGTTGAAACAGAGAACTTAACCTTTCCCTGCGCACTTTGCAGACAGGTAATGTATGAATTTTCTCCAGATATGAAAATAATCTCAGCAAATAAAGATAGATACGAAGTTAAGATTCTTAAAGATCTGTTCCCATATCCTTTTGGACCTAAAGACTTATTAAAATCAGGAGGTAATTAG
- a CDS encoding HlyC/CorC family transporter — MDGSSTLLSGIEILLLVLLSSIFSASEVAFIGSSEIKLRKLMDEGNEKAKKILKLRDKPEKLISTIIVGNNFVNIFAASLSTVLFINLFKERGYLYSSLIMTLIIVLFGEMIPKTLASYYPESLSIKLYPLYTFFSYVLYPFSFILSKINDGIMMIFGKKLKKSVTVGEEEFRILLSLSREKGTIDEYEKEMIEGVFELQDKPVYEVMTPRVDMVALPLNATKEEIAECFAKTGYSRIPIYNGSIDNIVGILHVKDFLKIVLKGDNGIGDHLHKPAFVPDTKKIGELFREMRKKKIQMAIVIDEFGGVEGLVTMEDIIEEIVGEIQDEYDIEEVLYRKIGPDTYVFDAKIPIEDVEKVINEKLPKEEYETLSGLFLDLIGHIPQNGESVTYNSLKFTAIDVRGNRIMKIKIEKEKGNEEGKDKTSNRGS; from the coding sequence CTTTTCTGCATCAGAAGTTGCTTTTATAGGAAGTTCGGAGATAAAGCTGAGAAAGTTAATGGATGAGGGTAACGAAAAGGCAAAGAAAATTCTAAAATTAAGAGACAAACCAGAGAAACTAATAAGTACTATAATTGTTGGTAATAATTTTGTTAACATATTTGCTGCTTCCTTATCAACAGTTCTATTCATAAATTTATTCAAAGAGAGAGGATACCTTTATTCCTCCCTAATAATGACTTTAATTATCGTTCTTTTTGGGGAGATGATTCCAAAGACACTTGCCTCTTACTATCCAGAGTCTCTGTCAATAAAGCTTTACCCATTGTATACCTTCTTCTCTTATGTACTTTATCCCTTCTCCTTCATTCTTAGTAAGATAAACGATGGTATTATGATGATTTTTGGAAAAAAACTGAAGAAAAGCGTTACTGTTGGAGAAGAAGAGTTTAGAATTTTACTCTCTTTAAGTAGAGAAAAGGGAACCATTGATGAGTATGAAAAAGAGATGATAGAAGGTGTATTTGAACTTCAGGATAAACCTGTATATGAAGTTATGACTCCAAGGGTGGATATGGTGGCTTTACCACTTAACGCCACTAAAGAGGAGATAGCAGAGTGCTTCGCAAAGACAGGCTACTCAAGAATACCAATATACAATGGATCCATAGACAACATTGTTGGAATACTTCATGTGAAAGACTTTCTTAAGATTGTTCTCAAAGGTGATAATGGAATTGGAGATCATCTTCATAAACCCGCTTTTGTTCCCGATACCAAAAAAATTGGAGAACTTTTTAGGGAGATGAGAAAAAAGAAGATACAGATGGCTATAGTGATAGATGAATTTGGAGGAGTGGAGGGCTTGGTTACCATGGAAGATATTATAGAAGAAATAGTGGGAGAAATTCAGGATGAGTATGATATAGAAGAGGTGCTGTATAGAAAAATAGGACCAGATACATATGTATTTGACGCAAAGATACCTATTGAGGATGTGGAAAAGGTTATAAATGAGAAGTTGCCAAAGGAGGAATATGAAACATTGAGTGGTCTCTTCCTTGATCTTATAGGCCATATACCTCAGAATGGAGAGAGTGTAACCTACAATTCATTAAAGTTTACTGCCATAGATGTAAGAGGAAACAGAATAATGAAGATAAAGATAGAGAAGGAAAAGGGAAATGAAGAAGGAAAGGATAAAACTTCTAATAGAGGAAGCTAA